The following coding sequences are from one Psychrobacter sp. AH5 window:
- a CDS encoding DUF3025 domain-containing protein encodes MTTLTMTTNDSMNNDFSNAHSDNSLDGSFAQINWQAPWLSHLKQLNYLSATIKQLSDDERYEQVASSDIDSEFAKDARQIDIIAAVLNQALKQQSEANNSSLPTTKPIADNNPQALKFVSQNALPEGMGYEQFIGTTGQIPTRDNLHDLFNGSIWLSFPKTKALLNYYHMLEIAADSDSDKESKSQRGRVRDTITVFDENGALLVTSEPSIGEALIDFDWQNSLVKPRESWDNPKLPNENAKAAVYIFGHALLEQLIEPRKPLCAHSVVITVSQDFFALSTAERINYLDDKLAEYMDKLLSEQNVTPRKLAPLPILGVPHFWPENINPEFYEDKFVFRSGRHRQRTR; translated from the coding sequence ATGACGACTTTAACTATGACTACTAATGATTCCATGAATAACGATTTTTCTAATGCTCACTCTGATAATTCGCTAGATGGCAGCTTTGCGCAGATCAATTGGCAAGCCCCTTGGTTATCTCATTTAAAGCAATTAAATTATCTAAGCGCAACTATAAAGCAACTAAGTGATGATGAACGATATGAGCAAGTCGCTAGTTCTGATATCGATAGTGAGTTTGCAAAAGATGCTAGGCAAATAGATATTATCGCCGCAGTCTTAAATCAGGCTTTAAAACAACAAAGCGAAGCTAACAACAGCTCGCTGCCAACTACTAAGCCCATCGCCGATAATAACCCTCAAGCTTTAAAGTTTGTCTCACAAAATGCGCTACCAGAAGGCATGGGCTACGAGCAATTTATCGGCACGACTGGTCAAATTCCGACTCGTGATAATTTGCATGATTTATTTAATGGCAGTATTTGGCTAAGCTTTCCCAAGACCAAGGCGCTACTCAATTATTATCATATGCTAGAGATTGCTGCTGACAGCGACAGTGATAAAGAATCAAAATCTCAGCGCGGACGCGTGCGCGATACCATCACGGTCTTTGATGAAAATGGTGCGCTATTAGTGACATCAGAGCCTAGTATCGGCGAGGCTTTGATAGATTTTGATTGGCAAAATAGTTTAGTCAAACCGCGAGAGAGTTGGGATAATCCAAAGCTGCCTAATGAGAATGCAAAAGCCGCCGTTTATATCTTTGGTCATGCGCTCCTTGAGCAATTAATTGAGCCGCGTAAACCTTTATGCGCGCATAGCGTGGTTATCACTGTTAGTCAGGATTTTTTTGCTTTATCAACCGCTGAGCGTATCAATTATCTCGATGATAAGTTAGCTGAATATATGGATAAGCTACTGTCTGAGCAAAACGTCACGCCGCGAAAATTAGCCCCACTTCCTATCCTAGGCGTACCGCATTTTTGGCCTGAAAATATTAATCCTGAGTTTTATGAGGATAAGTTTGTCTTTCGTAGCGGTCGCCATCGGCAACGGACGCGCTAA
- a CDS encoding cell division protein FtsL, whose product MAISRKPKSDRAASSNHNDVGEMFAQRFSAVNIYVVALLLLAAGIVWSGIKTAETVQQYHQDYKTLQDMKKQQRKLQVEHQRLLIEQQTFSATPQIASRAVAELGMYSPTLKDKLIIQPGAPVIAGDTIATADTDNSDTDSDNTDLSPDNPASTAANTAEEGL is encoded by the coding sequence ATGGCAATATCTCGCAAACCTAAATCTGACCGCGCCGCAAGCTCTAATCATAACGATGTAGGTGAGATGTTTGCGCAGCGTTTTAGTGCTGTAAATATCTATGTAGTGGCGCTATTGTTATTGGCGGCTGGTATTGTTTGGAGCGGTATCAAGACCGCTGAAACGGTTCAGCAATATCATCAGGACTACAAAACCTTGCAAGATATGAAAAAACAACAACGCAAGCTGCAAGTAGAGCATCAGCGTTTGCTTATCGAACAACAAACCTTCAGCGCAACTCCGCAAATAGCGAGTCGAGCGGTCGCCGAGCTGGGTATGTATTCGCCAACCCTCAAAGATAAGCTCATTATTCAGCCTGGAGCGCCAGTGATAGCGGGCGATACCATCGCTACTGCCGACACTGATAATAGTGATACCGATAGCGATAATACGGATTTAAGTCCTGATAATCCTGCCTCTACAGCGGCCAATACTGCGGAGGAGGGACTATGA
- a CDS encoding rhodanese-like domain-containing protein, whose amino-acid sequence MRAIVLSLLMLFGLSTHALAKDALSMTPQAVWSMVQQNPDDILFIDVRDPVEIMFIGFTDAVDINIPFKQVDRTNFNEDKAIFSMPDNPNFARDVEKALQDKGLDKDALIVTMCRSGSARGKPSADYLLSQGFTNVKYVDHGFQGDTIKEGENQGFRLINGWQNAGLPWSPKINPSKISKP is encoded by the coding sequence ATGAGAGCTATTGTATTATCATTGCTGATGTTGTTCGGTTTGAGCACCCATGCTTTAGCAAAAGATGCGTTATCTATGACGCCGCAAGCGGTTTGGAGTATGGTACAACAAAACCCTGATGATATTTTATTTATCGATGTCAGAGATCCTGTGGAGATTATGTTTATCGGCTTTACTGATGCTGTCGATATCAATATCCCATTCAAGCAAGTCGATCGGACTAATTTTAATGAAGATAAAGCGATTTTCTCGATGCCTGATAATCCAAACTTCGCTCGCGATGTCGAAAAAGCTTTGCAAGATAAAGGCTTAGATAAAGATGCACTGATAGTAACGATGTGCCGTTCAGGTTCGGCGCGTGGCAAGCCTAGCGCTGATTATCTATTAAGCCAAGGGTTTACCAATGTGAAATATGTCGATCATGGTTTTCAAGGGGATACCATCAAAGAAGGGGAGAACCAAGGTTTTCGCTTAATAAACGGTTGGCAAAATGCAGGCTTGCCTTGGTCGCCAAAGATAAACCCCAGTAAGATTAGCAAGCCTTAA
- a CDS encoding glutaredoxin family protein, with the protein MSFIKLFSGVLGMVVLISCIYLINASTVTVDSVACDAANNNDIVLYGAVWCPYCEQTRELLASHNVDYCEYDIERSAEDFRQYESLGGGGVPLLMFNDELIRGYNKPAIEWQVQSQ; encoded by the coding sequence ATGAGTTTTATAAAGCTGTTTTCGGGTGTTCTCGGTATGGTTGTACTGATAAGCTGTATTTACCTTATCAATGCTAGTACCGTCACGGTTGACTCTGTGGCCTGTGACGCCGCTAATAACAATGATATTGTTTTATACGGTGCTGTCTGGTGTCCTTATTGTGAGCAGACTAGAGAGCTGCTCGCCTCGCACAATGTTGACTACTGTGAGTATGATATCGAGCGCTCGGCTGAGGATTTTCGACAATATGAGAGCCTCGGCGGTGGCGGCGTGCCTTTGCTAATGTTTAATGATGAATTGATTCGCGGCTACAATAAACCTGCTATTGAGTGGCAGGTGCAGAGTCAGTAG
- a CDS encoding IS1 family transposase, with protein sequence MKTQIQINCPDCHSLSLKKNGIKSYGKQNYQCKDCKRQFIGDHAVTYNGCHSRIEDLIRLMTVRGCGVRDIAVITKVSIGKVLSTIGSSIYKIVPKKHYYERLEVDEFWTYVYRKKRKVWLIYAYDRATNEIVAYVWGKRDLKTAKKLRTRLKQLTVSYGSISMDNWDSFITAFKSDNKRIGKQHTIGIEGNNCRLRHRLRRAVRKTCCFSKKLDNHFKVFDLVFFYVNYGYV encoded by the coding sequence ATGAAGACACAAATACAGATCAATTGCCCTGACTGTCACAGTCTTAGTCTAAAGAAAAATGGCATAAAAAGCTATGGCAAGCAGAACTACCAATGTAAGGACTGCAAACGTCAGTTTATTGGCGATCATGCAGTAACCTATAACGGCTGTCACTCTAGAATAGAAGATCTCATACGACTGATGACTGTCCGAGGTTGTGGTGTTAGAGACATAGCCGTTATAACCAAGGTTAGCATCGGAAAAGTGCTTAGCACCATAGGCTCATCCATTTACAAGATTGTACCTAAGAAGCACTATTATGAACGCTTAGAGGTTGATGAGTTCTGGACTTACGTGTATCGCAAGAAGCGTAAAGTCTGGCTCATCTACGCTTATGACCGTGCTACTAATGAGATTGTCGCTTATGTCTGGGGCAAACGTGACCTAAAAACGGCTAAGAAGTTAAGAACACGTTTAAAGCAGCTTACAGTCAGCTATGGCTCTATCAGTATGGACAACTGGGACAGTTTTATAACCGCCTTTAAAAGTGATAACAAACGAATTGGCAAACAGCATACGATAGGGATTGAAGGCAATAACTGCCGTCTTAGACACCGATTGCGTCGGGCGGTTAGAAAGACTTGTTGCTTCTCAAAAAAGCTTGATAATCACTTTAAAGTATTCGATCTGGTGTTCTTTTATGTCAATTATGGCTACGTCTGA
- a CDS encoding DMT family transporter: MSRRDLIIFISLSFMWSLSFIFYRVGVPEFGSIAFASLRVLFAGATMLVFVLLSPNNRLGIRQNWKLLAIVGLFSTAIPFVLFSFSAQSVNAGVLAVLNASVPMMSGFIASTFFKDKLAKKQIVGLIIGVIGVVILMSENLFGTQASESAGLWPLGYALLGCVGYAVGANLTKNYLQNLSPIPITAGSIIIASLVMLPIGIYEFPYGKTISIKAWLSVICIGVFSTAIALIFMNRLIKNIGPMRATSITLVIPIFAILFGYILLDEALDIFAIVGSIVILIGTYLSLNLSLKGLVKS, translated from the coding sequence ATGAGTAGACGCGACCTTATTATTTTTATTAGTTTATCCTTTATGTGGTCGTTATCGTTTATTTTTTATCGAGTGGGCGTTCCTGAATTTGGTTCTATTGCCTTTGCTAGCTTGCGCGTATTATTTGCTGGGGCTACGATGCTAGTTTTTGTGCTGCTAAGTCCTAATAATCGCTTGGGTATTAGGCAAAATTGGAAGCTGTTAGCCATAGTCGGTCTATTCTCAACCGCGATTCCCTTTGTGCTATTTTCCTTTTCCGCTCAATCGGTAAACGCTGGGGTTTTAGCGGTGCTCAATGCTTCTGTACCAATGATGAGCGGTTTTATTGCTAGTACTTTTTTTAAGGATAAGCTGGCAAAAAAACAAATAGTAGGGCTTATTATTGGCGTTATCGGTGTGGTTATCTTGATGAGTGAGAACCTGTTTGGTACCCAAGCTTCAGAGTCAGCAGGTCTGTGGCCGCTAGGGTATGCATTATTGGGCTGCGTCGGTTACGCTGTCGGCGCTAATCTTACCAAAAATTATTTACAAAATCTCTCACCCATTCCGATTACAGCAGGCTCTATTATCATCGCTAGTCTTGTGATGCTTCCTATCGGTATTTATGAGTTTCCCTATGGTAAAACCATCAGTATAAAGGCTTGGCTATCCGTTATTTGTATTGGTGTATTCTCTACTGCGATTGCCCTTATTTTTATGAATCGTTTGATCAAAAATATCGGACCGATGCGAGCGACGAGCATTACCTTAGTGATTCCAATCTTTGCGATATTATTTGGTTATATATTGCTTGATGAAGCTTTAGACATCTTTGCTATTGTTGGCTCAATAGTGATATTAATCGGCACTTATCTGTCTTTAAATTTATCACTTAAAGGCTTAGTCAAATCTTAA
- a CDS encoding LysE family translocator, giving the protein MFGIENYWGFILTGILLNITPGSDTMYIITRSVSQGNKAGLYSVLGIVSGILVHTVLAALGLSIILAKSPLAFTIVKYLGAGYLCYLGLKMLTSKKDSVITDDLTDNQKLIPANTLAYKKIFKQGVLTNTLNPKVALFFIAFFPQFIDASYAHSTLSFLILGLSFALTALVWCLCLALLAARFSKKLRENPAIESMLNKISGVVFIGLGIKLLSEKN; this is encoded by the coding sequence ATGTTTGGTATTGAGAATTATTGGGGATTTATTTTAACCGGTATTTTATTGAATATAACGCCAGGCTCGGACACTATGTATATCATTACCCGTAGCGTCTCGCAAGGCAATAAGGCTGGGCTATACTCGGTGCTAGGTATCGTCTCAGGTATTTTAGTGCATACTGTGTTAGCAGCGCTAGGATTATCGATTATTTTAGCCAAGTCGCCTTTAGCCTTTACTATCGTTAAGTATCTTGGCGCTGGTTACTTGTGCTATTTGGGCTTGAAAATGCTGACCAGTAAAAAAGATTCTGTAATCACTGATGATTTAACCGATAACCAAAAGCTGATTCCAGCTAACACTTTAGCTTATAAGAAAATATTTAAGCAAGGTGTGCTAACCAATACACTTAATCCAAAAGTCGCGCTATTTTTTATCGCTTTTTTTCCGCAGTTTATCGATGCAAGCTACGCACATAGCACGCTGTCTTTTTTAATTTTGGGACTGAGCTTTGCCCTAACGGCCTTAGTTTGGTGCTTGTGTCTAGCGCTACTAGCGGCAAGATTTAGCAAAAAGCTGCGCGAGAATCCAGCGATTGAATCTATGTTAAACAAGATAAGCGGCGTGGTATTTATTGGCTTAGGAATTAAGCTTTTGTCTGAGAAAAACTAA
- the gltX gene encoding glutamate--tRNA ligase → MTQPTSSIKTTATARPVRTRIAPSPTGFPHVGTAYIALFNLAFAKANGGEFILRIEDTDQVRSTEQSEQMILDALRWVGLDWAEGPDVGGPHAPYRQSERADIYKEHAQQLLDNDHAFRCFCTAEELDIMRSEQMARGETPRYDGRYADLPREESDKMAADGKPFVIRMRVPKEGVCKVEDMLRGTVEIPWEQVDMQVLLKTDGLPTYHLANVVDDHLMQISHVMRGEEWLNSAPKHQLLYEYFGWEMPILCHMPLLRNPDKSKLSKRKNPTSITYYRDAGVLPEALLNYLGRMGYSMPNDAEKFTLDEMIASFDIQRVSLGGPIFDIEKLNWLNSEWLRALTPEQLKNKILDWANNSDKLTAMAAAIQPRIELLSDAVNWGGFYFQNLPQISAEDFNHKTLSAEQIMEILQLTAWQLEALPEWKEEDIYKVVKGMSAALDIKMRDFIAPFFIAIAGSTSSTPVMNSMWIIGADMTLNRLRHAIEVLGGLGKKKLKKLEKTAADLPDLLATDSE, encoded by the coding sequence ATGACGCAACCCACATCATCTATCAAAACTACCGCTACTGCTCGCCCGGTACGCACTCGTATTGCCCCTTCGCCTACGGGTTTTCCGCATGTCGGCACCGCTTATATTGCATTATTTAATCTAGCTTTTGCCAAAGCTAACGGTGGCGAATTTATCTTACGCATCGAAGATACTGATCAAGTGCGCTCCACGGAACAATCTGAGCAAATGATTTTGGACGCGCTACGCTGGGTAGGACTTGATTGGGCGGAAGGCCCTGACGTTGGCGGTCCTCATGCTCCTTATCGTCAAAGCGAGCGCGCTGATATCTACAAAGAGCACGCCCAGCAATTACTTGATAATGATCATGCTTTTCGCTGTTTTTGTACTGCCGAGGAGCTAGATATCATGCGCAGCGAGCAAATGGCGCGTGGCGAGACCCCTCGTTATGACGGCCGCTATGCTGATCTGCCTCGCGAAGAGTCGGATAAAATGGCAGCTGATGGCAAGCCTTTTGTTATCCGGATGCGCGTACCAAAAGAGGGCGTTTGTAAGGTTGAGGACATGCTACGCGGTACCGTTGAGATTCCGTGGGAGCAAGTCGATATGCAAGTCTTGCTAAAAACCGACGGCCTACCGACTTATCATCTAGCCAACGTGGTCGATGATCACTTAATGCAAATCAGCCATGTGATGCGCGGTGAAGAATGGCTCAATTCAGCGCCTAAGCACCAATTACTATATGAATACTTCGGTTGGGAGATGCCAATCCTGTGCCATATGCCGCTGCTGCGCAACCCTGATAAATCAAAACTCTCCAAGCGTAAAAACCCAACCTCGATCACTTATTATCGTGATGCTGGCGTATTGCCTGAGGCGCTACTCAACTATTTGGGCCGTATGGGCTACTCGATGCCTAATGATGCCGAAAAGTTCACTCTTGATGAGATGATCGCAAGTTTTGATATTCAGCGCGTCTCTTTGGGCGGTCCGATCTTCGATATCGAAAAGCTTAATTGGCTAAATAGTGAATGGCTACGGGCGCTAACACCTGAGCAGCTAAAAAATAAAATCCTTGACTGGGCCAATAATAGTGACAAATTAACCGCTATGGCAGCAGCTATCCAGCCGCGCATTGAGCTGTTATCAGACGCGGTGAATTGGGGCGGTTTTTATTTCCAGAACTTACCTCAGATCAGCGCCGAAGATTTTAATCACAAGACGCTCTCTGCTGAGCAAATTATGGAGATATTGCAGTTAACCGCTTGGCAGCTAGAAGCACTGCCTGAATGGAAAGAAGAAGATATCTATAAAGTAGTTAAAGGGATGTCAGCGGCGCTTGATATTAAGATGCGCGACTTTATTGCGCCGTTCTTTATTGCTATCGCTGGTAGCACCTCCTCTACTCCAGTAATGAACTCGATGTGGATCATCGGCGCCGATATGACTTTGAACCGCTTACGTCACGCTATCGAGGTACTTGGCGGCCTCGGTAAGAAAAAACTGAAAAAGCTTGAGAAAACCGCAGCGGACTTGCCGGATCTTTTGGCTACTGATAGCGAGTAA
- the acnA gene encoding aconitate hydratase AcnA, which translates to MSDIFNVKDTLSVDGKEHAYYSLPKLAQTYDNINKLPYCMKVVLENLLRNEDDGQSVGKNHIEAVANWDAHAEASKEIAFMPARVVLQDFTGVPSVVDLAAMRDAVVELGGKAEQINPFIPSELVVDHSVQVDAYGREDSLDLNEKIEFKRNNERYEFLHWGKNAFENFVVVPPATGIVHQVNLEYLARVVMAADVDGELTAYPDTVFGTDSHTTMINGIGVLGWGVGGIEAEAAMLGQPSSMLIPQVVGFELKGKLTEGVTATDLVLRVVEMLRAHGVVGKFVEFFGEGLHSMPLADRATIANMSPEYGATCGIFPIDQMAIDYLRLSGREESQIKLVEEYAKAQGLWHDADTPAATYSSRLELDLASVQPALAGPNLPQQRINLSDMHEKFGETLEKMTKDRKSEIEGKVRFDQEGGEQEQADRLYAKPNVFSDVNINDKKHKLRDGSVVIAAITSCTNTSNPAVMIGAGLVAKKAAAKGLKAKPWVKTSLAPGSKVVTDYLEKTNLMDELEKTGFYLVGYGCTTCIGNSGPLLEAIEEGIEENDLVAAAVLSGNRNFEGRIHSHVKASYLASPPLVVAYALAGTVDIDLTTQPLGQDQDGNDVFLKDIWPTSDEINELIANNIDAEMFRKNYGEVFDGGKAWNAITSADSQLYPWDEGSTYIKNPPFFDGMTMEPEGIPDIEGARILGLFGDSITTDHISPAGNIDAGSPAGKYLQERGVMEADFNSYGSRRGNDAVMTRGTFANIRIKNKMMDGKEGGYTYYFKGDKATLAEGVEMAMYDAAMKYKEDKRPLVVIGGAEYGSGSSRDWAAKGTILLGVKAVLTTSFERIHRSNLVGMGVLPLTFKDGENAETYKLDGSEVISISGLNNGESKTAQVTATRADGSEENFEVNVGLQTPKEREYVRHGGVLHYVLRQLASESKDAA; encoded by the coding sequence ATGAGTGATATTTTTAATGTAAAAGATACCCTTAGCGTCGATGGCAAGGAGCATGCCTATTATAGTTTGCCAAAACTTGCACAGACTTACGACAACATTAATAAACTACCTTACTGTATGAAAGTGGTGTTAGAGAACCTATTACGTAATGAGGACGATGGTCAGTCTGTTGGCAAAAACCATATCGAAGCGGTTGCCAATTGGGATGCGCATGCTGAAGCCTCAAAAGAGATCGCCTTTATGCCAGCGCGTGTGGTATTGCAGGATTTCACTGGTGTGCCCTCAGTAGTTGATTTAGCGGCTATGCGTGATGCCGTGGTTGAGCTTGGCGGTAAGGCTGAGCAGATTAACCCGTTTATCCCTAGTGAGCTAGTGGTGGATCACTCAGTACAAGTGGATGCCTATGGCCGTGAAGACTCGCTTGATCTAAACGAAAAAATTGAGTTTAAACGCAACAATGAGCGTTATGAGTTTTTGCATTGGGGCAAAAATGCCTTTGAAAACTTCGTCGTGGTACCACCAGCCACTGGTATCGTGCATCAGGTCAACCTTGAGTATCTAGCGCGTGTGGTAATGGCGGCTGATGTCGATGGTGAGCTGACCGCATATCCTGATACGGTGTTTGGTACCGACAGCCATACCACCATGATTAATGGTATCGGCGTACTTGGTTGGGGCGTGGGCGGTATCGAAGCGGAAGCGGCGATGCTCGGTCAACCCTCCTCCATGCTAATTCCGCAAGTGGTTGGCTTTGAGCTCAAAGGTAAGCTCACTGAAGGCGTTACCGCGACCGATTTAGTGCTACGCGTGGTTGAGATGTTAAGAGCGCATGGCGTGGTTGGTAAGTTTGTTGAATTCTTTGGTGAAGGGTTGCATAGCATGCCGCTCGCGGATCGTGCCACTATCGCTAATATGTCGCCAGAGTATGGCGCTACTTGTGGTATCTTCCCGATTGATCAGATGGCGATTGATTATTTGCGTCTATCAGGCCGCGAAGAGAGTCAGATTAAACTGGTTGAAGAGTATGCCAAGGCGCAAGGACTATGGCACGATGCTGACACGCCAGCTGCGACCTATTCAAGCAGACTTGAGCTAGATCTTGCCTCTGTACAGCCTGCTCTAGCGGGTCCTAATCTGCCGCAGCAGCGTATCAATCTATCAGATATGCATGAGAAGTTTGGCGAGACTTTAGAGAAAATGACCAAAGACCGTAAATCAGAAATCGAAGGTAAAGTTCGCTTCGATCAAGAAGGCGGTGAGCAAGAGCAAGCCGATCGACTTTATGCCAAGCCTAATGTCTTCTCTGATGTCAACATCAATGACAAAAAGCACAAACTGCGTGATGGCTCAGTGGTTATCGCTGCGATTACCTCTTGTACTAATACCTCAAACCCGGCGGTAATGATTGGTGCAGGACTGGTCGCCAAAAAAGCGGCGGCTAAAGGCTTAAAAGCCAAGCCTTGGGTTAAGACTTCATTAGCACCAGGCTCAAAAGTGGTTACCGATTATTTAGAAAAAACCAACCTGATGGACGAGCTTGAGAAGACGGGCTTTTATCTAGTCGGTTATGGCTGTACCACTTGTATCGGTAACTCAGGTCCGCTACTTGAGGCTATCGAAGAAGGCATCGAGGAGAATGATTTAGTTGCCGCAGCGGTACTCTCCGGTAACCGTAATTTTGAGGGCCGTATTCACTCACATGTTAAGGCAAGCTATCTCGCTTCACCGCCGCTCGTGGTCGCTTACGCGCTAGCAGGTACGGTTGATATTGACTTAACCACGCAGCCGCTAGGCCAAGATCAAGACGGTAACGATGTATTCCTAAAAGATATTTGGCCTACCTCGGATGAGATCAACGAGCTGATCGCTAATAATATCGATGCTGAGATGTTCCGTAAAAACTACGGCGAAGTATTCGACGGCGGCAAAGCTTGGAACGCAATCACCTCAGCCGATAGCCAGTTATATCCTTGGGATGAAGGCTCAACGTACATCAAGAACCCACCGTTCTTTGATGGCATGACTATGGAGCCTGAAGGTATCCCCGATATCGAAGGCGCGCGCATCTTAGGTCTGTTTGGTGATTCAATTACCACCGATCACATCTCGCCAGCGGGTAATATTGATGCAGGCTCTCCTGCCGGTAAATACTTGCAAGAGCGCGGCGTAATGGAGGCTGATTTTAACAGCTATGGCTCACGCCGTGGTAATGATGCAGTTATGACTCGCGGTACTTTTGCCAATATCCGTATCAAAAACAAAATGATGGATGGTAAAGAGGGCGGCTATACTTACTACTTCAAAGGCGATAAAGCGACACTTGCCGAAGGCGTTGAGATGGCGATGTATGACGCGGCGATGAAGTACAAAGAAGATAAGCGTCCGCTCGTAGTGATCGGCGGGGCAGAATATGGCTCAGGCTCTAGCCGTGACTGGGCCGCGAAAGGGACTATCTTGCTTGGGGTCAAAGCGGTATTGACCACCTCGTTCGAGCGTATTCACCGTTCCAACTTAGTGGGCATGGGCGTACTGCCACTGACCTTTAAAGACGGCGAAAACGCCGAGACTTATAAGCTTGATGGCTCAGAGGTCATCAGCATTAGCGGTCTTAATAATGGCGAGAGCAAAACCGCTCAAGTCACTGCCACTCGCGCTGATGGTTCAGAGGAGAACTTTGAGGTCAACGTTGGCTTGCAGACGCCAAAAGAGCGTGAATACGTTCGTCATGGCGGCGTGTTGCACTATGTCTTGCGTCAGCTCGCAAGCGAGAGCAAAGACGCGGCTTAA
- the rsmH gene encoding 16S rRNA (cytosine(1402)-N(4))-methyltransferase RsmH, translated as MSFNHEAVLLNEAVAAVLGVKSLPIDASKDSLQASGVYVDATFGRGGHSRLLLSHLADNARLIVFDKDPTAIAVANQLASEDSRVTVVHDSFATLSDHLAKLDIEQVDGLMADLGISSPQIDDGSRGFSFMRDGAVDMRMDTSRGQSVAQWLEQVDDETLADVLFEFGEERHSRRIARAIKQMDSYESTLELAEVIKAAHPNWQRGKHPATQSFQAMRIFINNELGDVDSFLQQSLAVLKAGAQLSVISFHSLEDRRIKQFLQRHSKGQYLEDENLPMPPQRPRYFSKPKRIGPSKAEIAQNPRSRSAWLRAATRTDIEYDKASTAT; from the coding sequence TTGAGCTTTAACCATGAAGCGGTGTTATTGAACGAAGCGGTCGCCGCTGTGCTAGGCGTCAAGTCCTTACCTATCGATGCTAGCAAAGATAGCTTACAAGCAAGCGGTGTCTACGTCGATGCCACTTTTGGCCGCGGCGGGCATAGCCGATTGCTACTCTCGCATTTGGCCGATAATGCGCGCTTAATCGTTTTTGATAAAGATCCCACTGCAATTGCAGTCGCTAACCAATTAGCGAGTGAGGATAGCCGTGTAACGGTAGTGCATGATAGCTTCGCTACTTTGAGTGACCACTTGGCTAAGCTTGATATTGAACAAGTCGATGGGCTGATGGCCGATCTAGGTATCTCCTCTCCGCAGATCGATGATGGCAGTCGCGGCTTTAGTTTTATGCGTGATGGCGCTGTCGATATGCGTATGGACACTAGCCGTGGACAATCAGTGGCACAGTGGCTTGAGCAAGTCGATGATGAGACTTTGGCGGATGTATTGTTTGAGTTTGGTGAGGAGCGGCACAGTCGCCGTATCGCCCGTGCTATCAAGCAGATGGATAGCTATGAGTCGACTCTTGAGCTGGCTGAGGTGATAAAAGCGGCGCACCCTAACTGGCAACGCGGCAAGCATCCAGCTACTCAAAGCTTTCAAGCGATGCGTATTTTTATTAATAATGAGCTTGGCGACGTTGATAGCTTTTTGCAGCAAAGCCTTGCGGTTTTAAAGGCGGGCGCTCAATTATCGGTAATCAGCTTTCATTCGCTTGAGGATCGGCGTATCAAGCAGTTTTTGCAGCGCCATAGTAAGGGGCAGTATCTGGAAGATGAAAACCTACCGATGCCGCCGCAGCGTCCACGTTATTTTAGTAAGCCCAAACGTATTGGCCCAAGCAAAGCTGAGATTGCTCAAAATCCACGGTCGCGAAGTGCTTGGCTACGAGCCGCGACTCGTACTGATATTGAGTATGATAAAGCTTCAACAGCTACGTAG